In a genomic window of Anser cygnoides isolate HZ-2024a breed goose chromosome 28, Taihu_goose_T2T_genome, whole genome shotgun sequence:
- the LOC136787267 gene encoding olfactory receptor 14A16-like: MRCAVYIFCRCLTIHLLFPPWTEPHVQRQKMSNSSSITEFLLLAFADTRELQLLHFALFLAIYLAALLGNGLILTAVACDHRLHTPMYFFLLNLALLDLGCISTTLPKAMANSLWDTRAISYTGCAAQVFFFFFLLSAEYYFLTIMSYDRYVAICKPLHYGSLLGSRACAQMAAAAWGSGFLYAVLHTANTFSLPLCGGNTLDQFFCEIPQILKLSCSDSYLREIGLLTFSVFVVLGCFVFIVLSYVQIFRVVLRMPSEQGRHKAFSTCLPHLAVVSLFLSTAFFAYLKPPSLSSPSLDLVVAVLYSVVPPAVNPLIYSMRNQELKDALRKLMSGCTSEVMHCLSSSAKHS, translated from the coding sequence ATTTTGTAGATGTTTGACTATTCACTTGTTATTCCCTCCTTGGACAGAACCCCATGTCCAGAGGCAGaaaatgtccaacagcagctccatcaccgagttcctcctcctggcattcgcagacacgcgggagctgcagctcctgcacttcgcgctcttcctggccatctacctggctgccctcctgggcaacggcctcatcctcaccgccgtagcctgcgaccaccgcctccacacccccatgtacttcttcctcctcaacctcgccctcctcgacctgggctgcatctccaccactctccccaaagccatggccaattccctctgggacaccagggccatctcctacacaggatgtgctgcacaggtctttttctttttctttttattgtcagcAGAGTATTAttttctcaccatcatgtcctatgatcgctacgttgccatctgcaagcccctgcactacgggagcctcctgggcagcagagcttgtgcccagatggcagcagctgcctggggcagtggctttctctatgctgtcctgcacactgccaatacattttcattgccaCTCTGTGGAGGAAATAccctggaccagttcttctgtgaaatcccacagatcctcaagctctcttgctctgactcctacctcagggaaatTGGGCTTCTCACATTTagtgtttttgtggttttggggtgttttgtatTCATTGTTCTCTCCTATGTACAGATCTTTAGGGtcgtgctgaggatgccctctgagcagggacggcacaaagccttttccacatgcctccctcacctggccgtggtatccctctttctcagcactgccttttttgcctacctgaagcccccctccctctcctctccatctctggatctggtggtggcagttctaTACTCGGTGGttcctccagcagtgaaccccctcatctacagcatgaggaaccaggagctcaaggatgcaCTGCGCAAACTCATGAGTGGGTGTACATCAGAAGTAATGCACTGCCTGTCTTCTTCTGCAAAGCACTCATAA